A single window of Syntrophotalea acetylenica DNA harbors:
- a CDS encoding T6SS phospholipase effector Tle1-like catalytic domain-containing protein has translation MGQFFSKEEVSSHTPTLEDWELYGKALKNLESFEVSQIYDRNDPHSRLFFVLADGTENDLKDPDKYTNVALLKYELKRNADPHVASHYVSGVGTYQGAGTLWTKASAKLDAVFSLTDRQRAEELYESLSKQVNTWKREDPGARISVVHVGFSRGAGVATLLNRMIHERGIKDTETKKIVNGKLQPTGEHLIKPGQLRQAALLYDPVTTFMQGDFTLSPSTVSALQLNAAHEYRALFPVTSIAHGPDQLQATLPGCHADIGGGYEKDGLARYARDLGTAYLNQLAGHALFRKPVLPPRDDPSCVIHHSWEHNAAYGKLAERQVVQGAMDRSKETVPSSTLPDVERATLPPTERLPKNGPFKEKADDFRQMASTDLLEKYPGDQSVLDAVAVRETGRKFAGRYLPNETDRARFMNQVDSRLAHNLEYGQRNPAPRILEKQETLTLEAER, from the coding sequence ATGGGACAGTTTTTCTCCAAAGAAGAGGTAAGTTCCCATACCCCTACCCTCGAAGACTGGGAACTATATGGTAAAGCCCTGAAGAATTTGGAATCCTTTGAAGTTTCCCAAATCTATGACCGGAACGATCCCCATAGTCGCCTCTTCTTCGTACTGGCCGACGGCACCGAAAATGATCTGAAAGATCCGGACAAATATACGAATGTCGCTCTTTTAAAATATGAATTAAAAAGGAATGCCGATCCCCATGTTGCCTCCCACTATGTCAGTGGCGTCGGCACCTATCAGGGAGCCGGGACTCTTTGGACCAAAGCTTCCGCCAAGCTCGATGCCGTCTTTTCGCTGACCGACCGGCAAAGGGCCGAAGAGCTGTATGAATCCCTGTCCAAGCAGGTAAACACCTGGAAACGGGAAGACCCCGGCGCCAGAATTTCGGTCGTTCACGTGGGTTTCAGTCGGGGAGCGGGGGTGGCCACTCTGCTCAACCGGATGATCCATGAACGAGGAATCAAAGATACAGAAACCAAAAAGATCGTCAATGGAAAGCTGCAGCCAACCGGCGAACACCTCATCAAACCCGGCCAGTTGCGGCAAGCAGCATTGCTTTACGATCCTGTCACGACCTTCATGCAGGGCGATTTCACCCTCTCGCCCTCGACCGTCTCGGCGTTGCAACTCAACGCTGCCCATGAATACCGCGCGCTCTTTCCCGTAACCAGCATTGCCCACGGTCCTGATCAGCTTCAGGCGACCCTGCCCGGATGCCACGCCGACATCGGCGGCGGTTACGAAAAGGACGGCCTGGCACGATATGCGCGGGACCTGGGGACCGCGTATCTGAATCAGCTTGCGGGACACGCACTCTTCAGAAAACCGGTTCTTCCTCCGCGGGACGATCCCTCCTGTGTGATCCATCACTCCTGGGAACACAATGCCGCCTACGGCAAGCTTGCCGAACGGCAGGTCGTTCAGGGGGCAATGGACCGTTCCAAAGAAACCGTACCCTCATCCACATTGCCGGATGTTGAGAGGGCCACTTTACCCCCTACCGAGCGCCTGCCAAAAAACGGCCCATTCAAGGAAAAAGCCGACGACTTCCGGCAGATGGCCAGCACGGATCTGCTGGAAAAATACCCCGGCGACCAAAGTGTGCTCGATGCCGTGGCCGTACGGGAAACCGGCCGGAAATTTGCCGGTCGGTATCTGCCCAACGAAACCGACCGGGCCCGGTTTATGAACCAGGTCGATAGCCGCCTGGCCCACAACCTGGAATATGGCCAGCGCAACCCAGCCCCCCGGATTTTAGAAAAGCAGGAGACCCTAACGCTGGAAGCGGAACGATGA
- a CDS encoding virB8 family protein, translating to MAKKPGKTKAALEKEYFSEARSWDIDTTFRMKKSERRAWLVAVIAIALAVIEGFAIASLTPLKSIEPFVIRVDNNTGLVDVVSVLAETDGVVKQEAREALDKYWLGQYILYRERYQWDTRDYDRRIVGLLSASGIQQEYADYTDPKRNPAAPVLVFGQNAEVATHVKSISFINSGEVVNGEKRITALVRYTKTVKRPGEINAITHWGQQ from the coding sequence ATGGCTAAAAAACCCGGGAAAACAAAGGCCGCTTTGGAAAAGGAATATTTTTCAGAAGCACGCAGCTGGGACATAGACACGACCTTCCGGATGAAAAAATCTGAAAGGCGCGCGTGGCTTGTTGCCGTAATAGCGATAGCCCTCGCCGTAATCGAGGGCTTTGCAATCGCCAGCCTGACTCCGCTGAAAAGCATTGAACCGTTTGTCATCCGGGTGGACAACAATACCGGTTTGGTAGACGTTGTTTCTGTCCTTGCCGAAACCGACGGCGTGGTAAAGCAGGAAGCTCGAGAGGCCCTCGATAAGTATTGGCTGGGGCAATATATCCTTTATCGGGAACGCTATCAATGGGATACGCGGGATTATGACCGTCGCATAGTAGGCCTGTTGTCAGCCTCCGGCATTCAACAAGAATATGCAGATTATACGGATCCCAAACGCAACCCTGCGGCGCCGGTTCTGGTTTTTGGGCAAAATGCCGAAGTCGCAACCCATGTCAAAAGCATTTCTTTTATCAACTCCGGCGAAGTTGTTAACGGGGAAAAACGGATAACCGCTCTGGTTCGATACACCAAGACGGTTAAACGCCCCGGTGAAATAAATGCGATCACACACTGGGGGCAACAGTGA
- the virB9 gene encoding P-type conjugative transfer protein VirB9: MIRTASFTVLFAAFLFLPASLLSLEVPKGGPCDKRVKFIDYNAAEVVQLVGHYGFSTHIQFAVGEMVQQIAMGDKKAWEVAPVENHLFLKPVGDKAATNMTVITSRRVYNFELSAHWSRNGAHPRPNDMFFQVNFCYPLDEAAKERAKAKVQELRERLKRDNIPVPTNWNYWAQGSAEVIPNRAFDDSRFTYFQFTNNREMPAIYVINPDGSESLVNTHIDPARPDTIAVHKIARQMVLRKGGAVACILNKSYDPDGIGNSAGTTVRGVERVVKGAER; the protein is encoded by the coding sequence ATGATCCGGACCGCATCCTTTACCGTTTTGTTCGCTGCCTTTTTATTTCTGCCGGCATCTCTTTTGTCTCTTGAAGTGCCCAAAGGCGGTCCTTGCGATAAGCGGGTTAAATTCATCGATTATAACGCTGCCGAAGTCGTGCAGCTGGTAGGACATTACGGGTTTTCGACACACATCCAATTCGCTGTGGGGGAGATGGTGCAACAGATCGCCATGGGCGATAAGAAAGCCTGGGAAGTGGCCCCAGTGGAAAACCATCTTTTCCTCAAGCCCGTAGGAGACAAAGCCGCCACCAATATGACGGTCATTACCTCGCGTCGCGTTTATAACTTTGAACTGTCGGCGCATTGGTCCCGGAACGGTGCACATCCTCGTCCGAATGATATGTTCTTTCAGGTCAATTTTTGCTACCCGCTGGATGAAGCCGCCAAAGAACGTGCCAAAGCGAAAGTGCAGGAACTCCGGGAACGTTTAAAACGGGATAATATACCCGTTCCGACCAACTGGAACTATTGGGCTCAAGGTTCCGCGGAAGTGATTCCCAACAGGGCTTTTGACGATTCGCGTTTCACTTATTTCCAATTCACCAATAACCGGGAAATGCCTGCCATTTATGTGATCAATCCGGATGGCTCGGAAAGCCTGGTTAATACGCATATCGATCCGGCACGGCCGGATACCATTGCGGTGCATAAAATTGCGCGGCAAATGGTATTGCGAAAGGGAGGGGCCGTGGCCTGCATCCTCAACAAATCATACGATCCGGACGGTATCGGAAACTCGGCCGGCACGACTGTGCGCGGTGTAGAGCGGGTGGTGAAGGGAGCAGAACGATGA
- a CDS encoding IS1380 family transposase: MTFPRFTIEQSDSEFYTSQSGMALVGLAVNRYTTLASRVAKAAPCQGIATADVLRCYLGLLCQGKSDFEAIRPFWEDDEFFAAALGVQNVPSPETLRQRMDKVAEAVRPIVNLCTVELLKKAKAALSTLPAGHMPLDLDVFTQDNSNTKKEGVSWTYRKFNGFAPIAAWLGLEGWCLEIEQRPGSQHAQEGFVPFLLRAIHKSRLLTEAPLLVRLDSAHDAIMTLVTLVSERVDFIVKWNPRGTDVPARASEVFAKGKMIKQDKKGRIAIMTEIVERTYKDEDGKEKTIKVRRVLRATERYFEKDGTPLLVPDVMIEGWWTNLTVAKDKVIEFYKGHALCEQYHSELKSDMDLERLPSGKFATNALVMSCSALAYNILRAVGQVGLMGKAQAKRAKQRRRIKTVIQDLIYCAARLIRHCRGLTLRFSCHAHDQAASFATTYARFAYG; the protein is encoded by the coding sequence ATGACGTTTCCGCGGTTCACTATCGAGCAGTCCGACAGCGAATTCTACACCTCCCAGTCCGGCATGGCCCTGGTCGGACTGGCCGTCAACCGCTACACCACGCTCGCTTCTCGGGTGGCCAAGGCCGCGCCCTGCCAAGGGATCGCCACCGCCGACGTGCTGCGCTGCTATCTCGGGCTGCTCTGTCAGGGCAAGAGCGACTTCGAGGCCATCCGCCCCTTCTGGGAGGATGATGAATTCTTTGCTGCGGCCTTGGGAGTGCAGAACGTGCCCTCCCCCGAAACCCTGCGCCAGCGCATGGACAAGGTCGCCGAAGCGGTGCGCCCCATCGTCAACCTCTGCACCGTCGAGTTGCTGAAGAAGGCCAAGGCCGCGCTGTCCACGCTGCCAGCGGGTCACATGCCGCTGGATTTGGACGTCTTCACACAGGACAACTCCAACACCAAGAAAGAGGGTGTCTCCTGGACCTACCGCAAGTTCAACGGTTTTGCACCGATTGCAGCCTGGCTTGGCCTGGAGGGGTGGTGCTTGGAGATCGAGCAGCGCCCCGGCTCCCAGCATGCCCAGGAAGGTTTCGTCCCTTTTCTGTTGCGGGCCATCCACAAGAGCCGGCTATTGACCGAGGCCCCCTTGCTGGTGCGGCTGGACAGCGCCCACGATGCGATCATGACGTTGGTGACCTTGGTCAGTGAGCGGGTCGACTTCATCGTCAAGTGGAATCCCCGGGGAACCGACGTGCCGGCCAGAGCCAGCGAGGTCTTCGCCAAGGGCAAGATGATCAAACAGGACAAAAAGGGCCGCATCGCCATCATGACGGAAATCGTCGAGCGCACCTACAAGGACGAGGATGGCAAGGAAAAAACCATCAAAGTCCGCCGTGTGCTGCGGGCCACGGAGCGCTACTTTGAGAAGGATGGCACGCCGCTGCTGGTCCCCGACGTCATGATCGAGGGCTGGTGGACCAACCTGACCGTCGCCAAGGACAAGGTGATCGAGTTTTACAAGGGGCATGCGCTGTGCGAGCAGTACCATTCCGAACTCAAGAGCGACATGGACCTGGAGCGGTTGCCGTCAGGCAAGTTCGCCACCAATGCCCTGGTCATGAGTTGTTCGGCCCTGGCCTACAATATCCTGCGGGCCGTGGGCCAGGTCGGCCTGATGGGCAAGGCCCAGGCGAAACGCGCCAAGCAGCGGCGGCGGATCAAGACGGTGATTCAGGACCTGATCTACTGCGCCGCTCGGTTGATCCGCCATTGTCGTGGCCTGACCCTGCGGTTCAGTTGTCATGCCCACGATCAGGCCGCGTCGTTTGCAACAACCTACGCCCGGTTTGCGTACGGCTAA
- a CDS encoding ATPase, T2SS/T4P/T4SS family, whose amino-acid sequence MKPDRIFVAELIRGDEAFYYLRNVNSGHPGSITTMHANSARLAIEQLVLFLKESSSGGSMNRGDIKQLLFMCVDIIIQLQNVRGKRMITEIYYDPEFKQQQLV is encoded by the coding sequence ATGAAACCGGATAGGATCTTTGTCGCTGAGTTGATCCGCGGCGATGAAGCGTTTTACTACCTCCGCAATGTCAACAGCGGTCATCCCGGAAGTATCACCACCATGCACGCCAATAGCGCTCGGCTTGCTATCGAGCAATTGGTGTTGTTTCTTAAGGAATCCTCCAGCGGTGGGAGCATGAACCGTGGGGATATCAAGCAGTTGCTCTTCATGTGTGTGGATATAATCATTCAATTGCAAAACGTGCGTGGCAAACGGATGATTACGGAGATCTACTATGATCCTGAATTTAAGCAGCAACAGCTGGTTTAA
- a CDS encoding ATPase, T2SS/T4P/T4SS family, whose product MPINTDQATSLLEYLRVLQPFLQNPENTEIVINKPGQVLTESRLGWSGNDVSGLTLAVCNQIAKLTATWSKQSLDERQPLLSATLPGGERIQVVIPPATLSGRVSMTIRKPSNIDFTLDDYEKQGYFDQCKVDSKGISEGDLKLLDLKNSRDFRSFLEMAIELRKNIIISGSTGSGKTTFFKSLLQLVPDDERLISIENVDELGLYKTHSNTVSLFYSAGGKGCLRLRNSTFSNVVCA is encoded by the coding sequence GTGCCGATCAACACCGACCAGGCAACCTCTTTGCTGGAGTACCTGCGGGTACTCCAGCCTTTTCTTCAGAATCCTGAAAATACGGAAATCGTTATCAATAAACCCGGCCAGGTTCTTACCGAAAGCCGCCTGGGATGGTCCGGTAACGATGTTTCAGGTCTAACTCTGGCGGTCTGCAACCAGATCGCCAAGCTGACGGCCACCTGGTCGAAGCAAAGTCTGGACGAGCGCCAACCGCTACTATCGGCCACCCTGCCGGGAGGGGAGCGTATTCAGGTGGTAATCCCACCGGCGACCCTTTCAGGCCGTGTGAGCATGACGATCCGGAAACCCTCGAATATCGATTTTACGCTGGATGATTATGAAAAGCAGGGGTATTTCGACCAATGCAAAGTCGACTCAAAAGGGATTTCCGAAGGTGATTTAAAGCTACTTGATTTGAAGAATTCCCGAGATTTCAGGTCGTTTTTGGAGATGGCCATTGAGCTTAGAAAAAACATTATCATTTCCGGTTCTACGGGTTCGGGCAAAACCACCTTTTTTAAATCGTTGCTCCAGTTGGTGCCGGATGATGAGCGGCTTATCAGCATCGAGAACGTGGACGAACTGGGACTCTACAAGACACACTCGAACACGGTGAGTCTGTTTTACTCGGCCGGGGGCAAGGGGTGTCTCCGGTTACGCAACAGCACCTTCTCGAATGTAGTCTGCGCATGA
- the virB10 gene encoding type IV secretion system protein VirB10: MPSISRKSKASGVGQKIVLVIIGFLTILALIAVNGGFSRHDNSETDASQVLSKREIGNRLGPAPAPPPPPTEKKQELGKIIDTGRVGKTTPIGRNKEMTPEQRKRSQGLLMAVRRNGSDQKPPLTAAEQARMGATANAVSLGKAGRADGLEANLRPTIVDGARAGLLTDPNMFITRGTFLDCALETAIASDQPGMTSCRMTRDVYSTNGKVLLLERGSRITGQYQGGLKRGQARIFVLWTRVETPNGVIINLDSPGTDSLGRSGHSGYIDTHFWARFGSAIMLSLLDDVGNYLSSLAQNNDGDTIQFGNTSDSATDASGIALENSINIPPTLVKNQGEHINVYVARDLDFRGVYDLKTASR; this comes from the coding sequence ATGCCATCGATCTCGCGCAAGAGCAAAGCCAGCGGGGTAGGACAAAAGATTGTTCTCGTAATCATCGGGTTTTTAACCATCCTTGCCCTTATTGCTGTCAATGGCGGTTTTAGCAGGCATGACAACAGCGAGACGGACGCATCACAGGTTCTGTCGAAAAGGGAAATAGGCAACCGCTTGGGGCCGGCCCCTGCCCCGCCGCCACCGCCGACCGAGAAGAAGCAAGAGCTCGGGAAAATTATCGATACAGGCCGGGTCGGGAAAACGACCCCGATCGGTAGAAACAAGGAAATGACCCCCGAACAGCGCAAGCGAAGCCAGGGGCTGCTGATGGCCGTGCGGAGAAACGGCTCAGATCAAAAACCACCCCTGACCGCAGCCGAACAGGCTCGAATGGGAGCGACAGCAAACGCTGTAAGTTTGGGCAAAGCAGGTAGGGCCGATGGCCTGGAGGCAAACCTCCGACCGACAATTGTTGATGGTGCCCGGGCCGGACTTCTGACGGATCCCAATATGTTCATCACCCGCGGCACGTTTTTGGATTGCGCGCTGGAAACGGCCATTGCGTCGGATCAGCCTGGCATGACCAGTTGCCGGATGACTCGCGATGTCTACAGCACCAATGGGAAAGTCTTGCTCCTGGAACGCGGCTCCCGGATCACCGGCCAATATCAGGGCGGTCTCAAACGCGGCCAGGCCCGGATCTTCGTTTTGTGGACCCGGGTTGAGACCCCGAATGGCGTCATTATCAACCTCGATTCTCCCGGTACCGATTCTCTCGGCCGGTCCGGACATTCAGGATACATCGATACACATTTCTGGGCCCGTTTCGGAAGTGCGATTATGCTCAGTCTTTTGGATGACGTTGGAAATTATCTGTCCAGCCTGGCCCAAAACAATGACGGAGATACCATCCAATTCGGCAATACCTCCGATAGTGCAACCGATGCTTCCGGCATCGCTTTGGAAAATTCCATCAACATTCCGCCGACACTGGTTAAAAACCAAGGGGAACACATCAACGTTTATGTGGCGCGGGATCTGGATTTCAGGGGGGTATACGATTTAAAAACCGCTTCGCGGTAG
- a CDS encoding type IV secretory system conjugative DNA transfer family protein produces the protein MILNLSSNSWFKLVLIIGGLSFALVGWAWVSGYFFLELAGLDGVRATPLILYRYWYYYGGLQKTGALLCLAGIGGLFPIGLLLLTILTPHRRKLFGTAKWATARDLKDAGLFSRDGIIVGRLSGVFGSGKRYLISGGTQHVLMAAPTRSGKGVSVVIPNLLSWKDSVIVLDLKRENWDITAGFRAAHGQKCFLLNLAPRDCKTHRWNPLYYISDNPAFRINDIQKIGQMLFPKVDGEAPIWQASARSLWLGLVLYLLETPELPVTLGETLRQLTMGDKRLAEIIKQRRQDKHPLSDECYLALKEYLDTPEKTRGSVRKGFTAALELFYNPVIDAATAGNDFDLRDIRKERMSIYVAISPDDLDRLAPLINLFFQQVLDLNTRELPEQNPELRYQCLLLADEFTAMGKVGILTKGISYIAGYGLRMLPIIQSPSQLREVYGADTAETFIENHAMRIIFAPKNIKVAKEISDTLGTTTVKNRSRNRTLVGKAHRSINTSEHSRALLLPQEVMQVDKKSAILLMEYCPPIKCRRIVWYKDPVFKERGNGRDGVRWTSPIVPEIDPERRVKGKVQSVFPQLNQTTEAVVERPITVRDIERIDTMDMENFSCDFSQIEIPNNDISDKTMDGLVNQFFGCLAMV, from the coding sequence ATGATCCTGAATTTAAGCAGCAACAGCTGGTTTAAACTCGTTTTGATTATAGGGGGTCTGTCTTTTGCCCTGGTCGGGTGGGCCTGGGTCAGCGGCTATTTTTTTCTGGAGTTGGCCGGGCTCGATGGAGTCAGGGCCACTCCCCTGATCCTCTATCGGTATTGGTATTATTACGGGGGACTTCAGAAGACGGGGGCACTCCTGTGCCTGGCCGGCATAGGGGGCCTGTTCCCGATTGGGTTACTGCTTCTGACGATCCTCACGCCCCATCGGCGTAAGTTGTTCGGGACAGCCAAGTGGGCAACTGCTCGCGACCTCAAGGATGCAGGGCTGTTTTCCAGAGACGGTATTATCGTCGGCCGGCTGTCCGGAGTTTTCGGCTCTGGGAAACGGTATCTGATCTCAGGGGGGACGCAGCATGTCCTTATGGCCGCCCCGACCCGGAGCGGGAAGGGCGTGAGTGTGGTCATCCCTAATTTGTTGTCCTGGAAGGACAGTGTCATTGTCCTGGACTTAAAGCGGGAAAATTGGGATATCACGGCCGGTTTCCGGGCAGCCCACGGTCAAAAATGCTTTCTGCTTAACCTGGCACCTCGGGATTGCAAAACCCACCGCTGGAATCCGCTCTATTACATCAGCGATAACCCGGCCTTCAGGATCAACGATATTCAGAAGATCGGCCAGATGTTGTTTCCCAAGGTTGACGGCGAGGCCCCTATATGGCAAGCCTCGGCCCGCTCCCTATGGCTGGGCCTGGTGCTTTATTTGTTGGAAACGCCCGAACTTCCCGTTACGCTTGGGGAAACCCTGCGCCAGTTGACCATGGGGGACAAGCGCCTGGCTGAAATCATCAAACAGCGCCGACAAGACAAACACCCCTTGAGCGATGAATGCTATCTGGCTTTAAAGGAATATCTGGATACCCCGGAAAAAACCCGGGGATCTGTCCGCAAGGGATTCACAGCTGCCTTGGAGCTATTTTACAATCCCGTCATCGACGCTGCAACTGCCGGAAATGATTTTGATTTGCGGGATATCCGGAAGGAACGCATGTCAATCTATGTGGCCATCTCTCCAGACGACCTGGACCGATTGGCTCCCCTGATCAATCTGTTTTTTCAGCAAGTCCTGGATCTGAACACCCGCGAGTTGCCGGAACAGAATCCGGAGCTGAGATATCAATGTCTGCTGCTGGCCGATGAATTTACCGCCATGGGGAAAGTCGGCATTTTAACCAAAGGGATCAGCTATATCGCCGGCTACGGTCTGCGGATGCTCCCGATTATTCAGTCCCCCTCCCAACTTAGGGAAGTGTATGGTGCTGACACCGCCGAAACCTTCATCGAAAACCATGCCATGCGGATCATTTTTGCACCGAAAAACATCAAGGTAGCAAAAGAAATCTCCGATACGTTGGGCACGACCACAGTGAAGAACAGATCCCGCAACCGCACCCTGGTAGGAAAAGCCCATCGTTCCATCAACACCAGCGAACATAGCAGAGCGTTGCTGCTTCCCCAGGAAGTTATGCAGGTGGACAAAAAGTCCGCTATTTTGCTTATGGAATACTGTCCTCCGATCAAATGCCGGCGGATCGTTTGGTATAAAGATCCGGTATTTAAGGAGCGCGGGAACGGCCGTGATGGCGTCCGTTGGACTTCTCCGATAGTTCCTGAAATCGATCCGGAACGCCGGGTTAAAGGCAAGGTTCAGTCTGTATTTCCCCAATTAAACCAAACGACTGAAGCGGTTGTGGAACGGCCGATTACCGTCAGGGATATCGAGCGGATAGATACCATGGATATGGAGAATTTCAGCTGCGATTTTTCACAGATCGAGATTCCCAATAATGATATTTCGGATAAAACCATGGACGGTCTTGTAAATCAATTTTTCGGCTGTCTGGCGATGGTGTAG
- a CDS encoding VirB8/TrbF family protein translates to MKVEDRLKNPLGFQVVGYRNDQESIGG, encoded by the coding sequence ATGAAGGTTGAGGATCGCCTTAAAAACCCTCTGGGCTTCCAGGTCGTCGGATACCGGAACGATCAGGAAAGCATAGGGGGCTGA
- a CDS encoding YqaE/Pmp3 family membrane protein, with protein MRLLLAILLPWLQFFTIGRPVSGFICLILQITLFGWLPAAIWSVFALSQHNTDRKIKKALASQNAK; from the coding sequence ATGCGTTTATTATTAGCCATTCTTTTGCCCTGGCTTCAATTCTTTACGATTGGGCGACCGGTTTCAGGCTTTATTTGCTTGATTCTTCAAATAACCCTCTTTGGCTGGTTGCCGGCGGCAATATGGTCGGTGTTTGCCCTCAGCCAGCACAACACAGACAGGAAAATTAAAAAAGCTCTTGCCTCCCAAAATGCTAAATGA
- a CDS encoding type IV secretion system protein, with product MGPDLFQGIFGLIDTTLGTYIIDTATNSIKFVKPIFQSLMIVWMAIWGYMAMMGQTNEPLKEGIFRILRIGFIFALGLTLGTYMNVTANFLNKGPEQIAAVIMGTNPDKINSSIGGSLDNLYIKVFEITDEFFEKGGVLNGNFGMYILGFAFMILGTALLLAVAFFMISAKIMTAILLGVGPLFIVFLLPESVRSQSAPLG from the coding sequence ATGGGGCCCGATCTTTTTCAAGGAATTTTTGGCCTGATAGACACAACGCTAGGCACCTATATTATCGACACGGCCACCAATAGCATAAAGTTTGTCAAACCTATTTTTCAAAGCCTCATGATTGTCTGGATGGCGATATGGGGCTATATGGCCATGATGGGGCAAACGAATGAACCTTTAAAGGAAGGCATTTTTCGTATTTTAAGGATAGGTTTCATTTTTGCCTTGGGTTTAACCCTTGGTACCTATATGAATGTTACTGCAAATTTCCTTAACAAAGGCCCCGAACAAATTGCCGCAGTAATAATGGGGACCAATCCTGATAAAATAAACAGCTCAATAGGTGGTTCCTTAGATAATCTTTACATCAAGGTTTTTGAAATAACCGATGAGTTCTTTGAAAAAGGCGGGGTACTAAATGGGAATTTTGGAATGTATATTCTTGGATTTGCATTTATGATTTTAGGCACAGCCCTTTTGTTAGCTGTAGCATTTTTTATGATATCGGCAAAAATTATGACAGCAATATTATTAGGTGTTGGGCCATTATTTATAGTTTTTCTTTTACCTGAATCAGTGAGAAGCCAGTCTGCACCTCTCGGGTAA
- a CDS encoding type IV secretion system protein: MSKTKQEITITNSLIQVLFKGTQRFFESWLNQLCNYGMILILTVGLGLVALKLANAFVIKMGFPDGAMGDIATTYAKGLTNIDSILKLLIVFAITVLLLLQIPSVASALGGGVALGTAAIIGKTLSLMSPTGIMRAGNTYRKGARSIKNKTRTSKKGTEAFKKTFGRGNSITQV; this comes from the coding sequence TTGTCAAAGACCAAACAAGAAATTACGATTACAAACTCACTGATTCAGGTTTTATTTAAAGGAACACAAAGATTTTTCGAAAGCTGGTTAAACCAACTATGTAATTACGGAATGATTCTTATCTTGACGGTTGGCTTAGGATTGGTGGCCCTTAAATTAGCAAATGCCTTTGTGATAAAAATGGGTTTTCCTGATGGAGCAATGGGAGACATAGCAACAACCTATGCTAAAGGATTGACCAATATAGACAGTATTCTGAAGCTTTTGATTGTGTTCGCAATAACAGTTCTTCTCCTGCTACAGATTCCATCAGTAGCCTCCGCCCTTGGGGGAGGCGTCGCCCTGGGAACTGCGGCCATCATAGGTAAGACTTTAAGTCTTATGAGCCCTACAGGGATTATGAGAGCAGGCAATACCTATAGAAAAGGTGCCAGGAGTATAAAAAATAAAACAAGAACCTCAAAAAAAGGGACAGAGGCTTTTAAGAAGACTTTCGGGCGGGGGAATTCCATTACTCAGGTCTGA
- a CDS encoding EexN family lipoprotein, with product MAKKTLSVRNAVLLIVVFSCCFLGGCGQDKSLVTGETKSFEWFIEHPDARRKALSVCSENNWELKDLPNCDNAIEAETVVRVRRKRMNK from the coding sequence ATGGCTAAAAAAACTTTGTCCGTACGCAATGCCGTTCTTCTTATTGTTGTTTTTTCTTGCTGCTTTTTGGGCGGCTGTGGCCAGGATAAATCGCTTGTGACAGGAGAAACAAAATCCTTCGAATGGTTTATAGAACACCCTGACGCAAGACGCAAAGCTTTGTCTGTCTGTAGCGAAAACAATTGGGAGCTTAAAGATTTGCCTAACTGTGACAACGCCATAGAAGCTGAAACAGTTGTCCGGGTACGGCGGAAAAGGATGAATAAATAA